From Paraburkholderia hayleyella, a single genomic window includes:
- the kdpA gene encoding potassium-transporting ATPase subunit KdpA — protein sequence MIASHVLQVVVFMVLLLACAVPLSGYITRVMDGSARVVRFCGALERVLYRMAGVDPGAEMSWRSYALATLAFNVLGVLVLYGLLRLQGALPGNPQHLGAMSPDGAFNTAVSFVSNTNWQDYSPEQTVGYLAQMLGFTVQNFLSAATGIVVVIALIRGFARHTAQTLGNFWVDLTRVTLYVLLPLASLIAVLLIGQGVIQNFHAYQTVPTLQATHYLAAQPDAPGQPTLQAMTVTQQTLALGPVASQEAIKMLGTNGGGFFNANSAHPFENPTPFSNFLQMFAILLIPAALCLVFGRMIADRRQGVALLAVMTLLFAACVTGEIAAEQSGNPVFTALHVDQHASALQPGGNMEGKEARFGITQSGLFTVTTTAASCGAVNTLHDSLTPLGGLYPLLLMQLGEVVFGGVGSGLYGMLVFALLAVFVAGLMIGRTPEYVGKKIEAYEMKMVSLVVLLTPLLVLLATSLAVLTEAGRAGLGNPGPHGFSEILYAFSSAANNNGSAFGGLSVNTPFYNVLTAIAMWFGRFGTIVLVLALAGALAAKPRIGVTGGTLPTHGPLFVALLLGVVLLVGALTYVPALALGPGVEHLMLLAHGS from the coding sequence ATGATCGCCAGCCATGTTCTGCAAGTGGTCGTTTTCATGGTGCTGCTTCTGGCCTGCGCGGTGCCGCTGTCGGGCTATATCACGCGCGTGATGGACGGTAGCGCGCGTGTCGTCCGTTTTTGCGGCGCGCTCGAACGTGTGCTGTACCGCATGGCGGGCGTCGATCCTGGCGCCGAAATGAGCTGGAGATCCTATGCCCTGGCCACGCTCGCGTTCAATGTGCTGGGCGTACTGGTGCTGTATGGCCTCTTGCGCCTGCAAGGCGCTCTGCCGGGCAATCCGCAGCATCTGGGGGCGATGAGCCCGGATGGCGCGTTCAATACCGCGGTGAGCTTCGTCAGCAATACCAACTGGCAGGATTATTCGCCCGAGCAAACTGTGGGCTATCTCGCGCAGATGCTCGGCTTCACGGTGCAGAACTTTCTTTCGGCCGCGACCGGCATCGTCGTCGTGATCGCCCTGATCCGGGGCTTTGCGCGCCATACGGCGCAGACCCTCGGCAACTTCTGGGTGGACCTCACGCGCGTGACGCTGTATGTGCTGCTGCCGCTGGCTAGCCTGATCGCGGTGCTGCTGATCGGGCAGGGTGTGATCCAGAACTTCCACGCGTATCAAACCGTACCGACCTTGCAGGCCACGCATTACCTTGCCGCGCAACCCGATGCGCCGGGCCAGCCGACGCTGCAGGCCATGACGGTGACGCAGCAGACCCTGGCGCTGGGCCCGGTCGCCTCGCAGGAAGCGATCAAGATGCTCGGTACTAACGGTGGCGGGTTTTTCAATGCCAACTCGGCGCATCCGTTCGAGAACCCCACGCCGTTTTCCAACTTCCTGCAGATGTTTGCGATTTTGCTGATTCCGGCCGCGTTGTGTCTTGTGTTTGGCCGCATGATTGCCGACCGGCGTCAGGGGGTGGCGCTGCTGGCGGTGATGACGCTGCTGTTCGCGGCCTGCGTGACAGGCGAGATCGCCGCCGAGCAAAGCGGTAACCCCGTATTCACCGCGCTGCATGTCGACCAGCACGCGAGCGCCTTGCAACCCGGCGGCAACATGGAAGGCAAGGAGGCACGCTTTGGCATCACGCAGTCGGGCCTGTTCACGGTGACGACCACCGCGGCCTCATGCGGCGCGGTCAATACCCTGCACGATTCGCTCACGCCGCTCGGAGGCTTGTATCCGCTGCTGTTGATGCAACTGGGTGAGGTGGTGTTTGGCGGCGTGGGTTCGGGGCTCTACGGCATGCTGGTGTTCGCGCTGCTGGCGGTGTTCGTCGCAGGTTTGATGATTGGCCGCACGCCCGAATACGTCGGCAAGAAGATCGAAGCCTATGAGATGAAGATGGTGTCGCTGGTGGTGCTGCTGACGCCGCTGCTGGTATTGCTGGCGACCTCGCTGGCGGTGCTGACCGAGGCGGGCCGTGCGGGGCTCGGCAATCCGGGGCCGCATGGTTTTTCGGAGATTCTGTACGCCTTCAGCTCGGCGGCCAATAACAACGGCAGCGCGTTTGGCGGGTTGTCGGTGAACACGCCGTTTTACAACGTGTTGACGGCGATAGCGATGTGGTTTGGCCGCTTCGGCACGATTGTGCTGGTGCTAGCGCTCGCGGGCGCGCTGGCCGCGAAGCCGCGTATCGGCGTCACGGGCGGCACGCTGCCTACTCATGGGCCGCTCTTTGTCGCGTTGCTGCTGGGCGTGGTGCTGCTGGTCGGGGCGCTGACTTATGTGCCAGCGCTCGCGCTCGGTCCGGGCGTCGAACACCTGATGCTGCTGGCGCATGGGTCGTGA
- the kdpF gene encoding K(+)-transporting ATPase subunit F, whose amino-acid sequence MNWILWLAGATAMLLFGYLVYALLRAEDIE is encoded by the coding sequence ATGAACTGGATTCTCTGGTTGGCCGGCGCCACGGCGATGCTGCTGTTTGGCTATCTCGTCTACGCGCTGCTGCGCGCGGAGGACATCGAATGA